Proteins from one Mycteria americana isolate JAX WOST 10 ecotype Jacksonville Zoo and Gardens chromosome 1, USCA_MyAme_1.0, whole genome shotgun sequence genomic window:
- the TSC22D1 gene encoding TSC22 domain family protein 1 isoform X4, whose translation MDLVKSHLMYAVREEVEVLKEQIKELIEKNSQLEQENTLLKTLASPEQLAQFQAQLQTGSPPSSSQSQGTTQQPAQPASQGSGPSA comes from the exons ATG GATCTGGTAAAGAGTCACTTGATGTATGCGGTCAGGGAGGAAGTGGAGGTCCTCAAAGAGCAAATCAAAGAGCTGATAGAGAAGAACTCCCAGCTGGAGCAAGAAAACACTCTGCTAAAAACACTCGCCAGCCCGGAGCAGCTTGCCCAGTTCCAAGCACAGCTGCAGACTGGTTCCCCGCCTTCCTCTTCCCAGTCACAAGGGACAACACAGCAGCCTGCTCAGCCGGCATCACAGGGGTCAGGGCCTTCAGCATAG
- the TSC22D1 gene encoding TSC22 domain family protein 1 isoform X3, with protein MNAQCCRPVAMDLGVYQLRHFSISFLSSLLGTDNSSLRLDSSSSGASVVAIDNKIEQAMDLVKSHLMYAVREEVEVLKEQIKELIEKNSQLEQENTLLKTLASPEQLAQFQAQLQTGSPPSSSQSQGTTQQPAQPASQGSGPSA; from the exons ATGAATGCCCAATGTTGTAGACCAGTGGCAATGGATCTAGGAGTTTATCAACTAAGAcacttttcaatttctttcttatcGTCCTTGCTGGGCACCGACAACTCATCCCTGAGGCTCGACAGTAG CTCCTCTGGTGCAAGCGTGGTAGCTATCGACAACAAAATCGAGCAAGCGATG GATCTGGTAAAGAGTCACTTGATGTATGCGGTCAGGGAGGAAGTGGAGGTCCTCAAAGAGCAAATCAAAGAGCTGATAGAGAAGAACTCCCAGCTGGAGCAAGAAAACACTCTGCTAAAAACACTCGCCAGCCCGGAGCAGCTTGCCCAGTTCCAAGCACAGCTGCAGACTGGTTCCCCGCCTTCCTCTTCCCAGTCACAAGGGACAACACAGCAGCCTGCTCAGCCGGCATCACAGGGGTCAGGGCCTTCAGCATAG